The following are encoded together in the Xanthomonas vesicatoria ATCC 35937 genome:
- a CDS encoding DUF1631 domain-containing protein, translated as MSTPVSSLQPTLSGPIAEAPVSARGRRLLGMLHAHCVQALNGPLRLTIVELERALLHQAEHARNSQIQADTYAQMRGLRDHIDRFPQLFLQHLAQDLATLRDRPSLAPPAETAAQPQMLTLVEDTDIDRDIVLSDIARRETSRRADALQLLAQRLAVIGAVPEFELDALPLGPYALCRIVRECGQTLGLNLDGQLALYKVFEHQVMDRLGDVYERANGSLAQEGILPGLIYHPYLVRPTQVQTRRTLPGSAIASNQSALSGTPGAAQRSARPATAWAGQSAPTAWQSALLAPRGTSAVAPTASAAAQSAPPALDEVAHALGGLMSSARQSQAVGGPAPHQGGTPGSLAQAAAAQAQAHAQPAGPAPASVPRAMLGEALASLQGALSALSAQAAATPQAAGIDAVQRQVLELLRAEHGAQAALSPQDNDTFDLLGLLYAQMQREVREHTPAQALLAKLQVPVIRAALADTHFFVRDQHPVRELLNTVAESGAVWLGDDDVDPQLLHKLGSAVDTIVHDYQGDEAVFAAANDDIQAHLRNLARKAEVAERRHVDAARGKERLESAKQQAQARIEKLCEDSAPPRFVQSLLRQAWSDVLTLTLLRQGEQSPEWDERQALTARIAEVTCRSKGLPTDIALGTDVETALLQVGYHHDEAAAIARRLSTPGGDDELTSRTELTAKLKARARLGDQGDAATRKPATTPRTPDEEACYVQLRSLPFGTWFEFVINQQGDLRRQRLSWYSPMTGNALFVNQRGQKLGEQSLDGLARLMASGQARLLVEEKSRLIDRAWHATVRTLRSLAGHSPVEAST; from the coding sequence ATGTCCACGCCCGTTTCCTCCCTGCAGCCCACACTCAGCGGCCCGATCGCCGAGGCACCCGTGTCCGCGCGTGGGCGGCGCCTGCTCGGCATGCTGCATGCGCACTGCGTGCAGGCGCTCAATGGCCCGCTGCGGCTGACCATCGTCGAGCTGGAGCGTGCGCTACTGCATCAGGCCGAACATGCGCGCAATAGCCAGATCCAGGCCGACACCTATGCGCAGATGCGCGGGCTGCGCGATCACATCGACCGGTTTCCGCAGCTGTTCCTGCAGCACCTGGCGCAGGATCTGGCAACACTGCGCGATCGCCCCAGCCTGGCACCGCCCGCCGAGACAGCCGCCCAGCCGCAGATGCTGACCCTGGTGGAAGACACCGATATCGACCGCGATATCGTGCTCAGTGACATCGCCCGGCGCGAAACCTCGCGCCGTGCCGATGCGCTGCAATTGCTGGCGCAGCGGCTGGCGGTGATCGGCGCGGTGCCGGAGTTCGAGCTGGATGCGTTGCCACTTGGCCCTTACGCGCTTTGCCGGATCGTGCGCGAGTGCGGCCAGACCCTGGGCCTCAACCTGGATGGGCAGCTGGCGCTGTACAAGGTGTTCGAGCACCAGGTGATGGACCGCCTGGGCGACGTGTACGAGCGCGCCAACGGCTCGCTCGCGCAGGAAGGCATCCTGCCCGGCCTGATCTACCACCCGTATCTGGTCAGACCCACACAGGTGCAGACACGTCGCACCCTGCCGGGCAGCGCGATTGCGTCCAATCAGTCTGCACTTTCGGGAACACCCGGCGCTGCGCAACGCAGCGCCCGCCCGGCCACTGCATGGGCCGGCCAATCCGCGCCAACCGCATGGCAGAGCGCGCTGCTCGCTCCGCGCGGCACTTCTGCGGTTGCGCCCACCGCATCGGCAGCCGCGCAATCGGCCCCGCCCGCACTGGACGAGGTGGCGCACGCGCTAGGCGGCTTGATGTCCTCGGCCCGGCAGTCGCAAGCGGTGGGCGGCCCTGCTCCACATCAGGGCGGCACGCCGGGCAGCCTGGCGCAGGCCGCCGCGGCACAGGCACAGGCGCACGCGCAACCCGCTGGCCCGGCGCCGGCCAGCGTACCCAGGGCAATGCTTGGCGAGGCGCTGGCGAGCCTGCAAGGCGCGCTGAGCGCGCTGAGCGCGCAGGCGGCTGCCACGCCGCAGGCCGCCGGCATCGATGCAGTGCAGCGCCAGGTGCTGGAGCTGTTGCGCGCCGAGCACGGTGCACAGGCCGCGCTGTCGCCGCAGGATAACGACACCTTCGATCTGCTCGGCCTGCTCTACGCGCAGATGCAGCGCGAGGTGCGCGAGCACACGCCTGCGCAGGCCCTGCTCGCCAAGCTGCAGGTGCCGGTGATTCGCGCCGCATTGGCCGACACGCATTTTTTCGTGCGCGACCAGCACCCGGTGCGCGAGTTGCTCAATACCGTGGCCGAGTCCGGCGCGGTGTGGCTGGGTGACGACGATGTCGACCCGCAGCTGTTGCACAAGCTGGGCAGCGCGGTCGACACCATCGTCCACGACTACCAGGGCGACGAGGCGGTGTTCGCCGCCGCCAACGACGACATCCAGGCGCATCTGCGCAACCTGGCGCGCAAGGCCGAGGTGGCCGAACGCCGGCACGTGGATGCCGCACGCGGCAAGGAACGCCTGGAATCGGCCAAGCAGCAGGCCCAAGCGCGCATCGAAAAACTCTGTGAAGACAGCGCGCCGCCGCGCTTCGTGCAATCGCTACTGCGCCAGGCGTGGTCGGATGTGCTCACGCTCACCTTGCTGCGGCAAGGCGAACAATCGCCCGAATGGGACGAGCGCCAGGCGCTGACCGCGCGCATTGCCGAGGTCACCTGCCGCAGCAAGGGCCTGCCGACCGATATCGCGCTGGGCACCGATGTCGAAACCGCATTGCTGCAGGTCGGCTATCACCACGATGAAGCGGCCGCGATCGCGCGGCGTCTGTCCACGCCCGGTGGCGACGATGAACTCACCTCGCGCACCGAGCTCACTGCCAAACTCAAGGCGCGCGCCCGGCTGGGCGACCAGGGCGACGCCGCCACGCGCAAGCCGGCCACCACGCCGCGCACACCGGACGAGGAAGCCTGCTACGTGCAGCTGCGTAGCCTGCCCTTCGGCACCTGGTTCGAGTTCGTGATCAATCAACAAGGCGATCTGCGCCGGCAACGCCTGTCCTGGTACAGCCCGATGACCGGCAATGCGTTGTTCGTCAATCAGCGCGGCCAAAAGCTCGGCGAGCAATCGCTCGATGGCCTGGCGCGGCTGATGGCCAGCGGCCAGGCGCGCTTGCTGGTAGAAGAAAAATCGCGGCTGATCGACCGCGCCTGGCATGCCACCGTGCGTACGCTGCGCAGCCTGGCCGGCCACTCCCCCGTTGAGGCATCGACATGA
- a CDS encoding PilZ domain-containing protein: MIQETRRAPRRQPSDMVPVVDMLSEAQIGRVGNVSETGMLLLASVPLHDDALYQLRFSLPERIGRATEIDVGVHLLWSEAAHAPGQAWAGFRFLSMSEPHRLRLRAWIAEEHMVG; the protein is encoded by the coding sequence ATGATCCAGGAGACCCGTCGCGCCCCGCGCCGCCAGCCCAGCGACATGGTGCCGGTGGTCGACATGCTTAGCGAAGCGCAGATCGGCCGGGTCGGCAACGTCTCCGAAACCGGCATGCTGCTGCTGGCCTCAGTTCCGTTGCACGACGACGCGCTGTACCAGCTGCGTTTCAGCCTGCCCGAGCGCATCGGCCGTGCCACCGAAATCGATGTCGGCGTGCACTTGTTGTGGTCCGAAGCGGCGCATGCGCCCGGCCAGGCCTGGGCCGGCTTTCGTTTCCTGAGCATGTCCGAGCCGCATCGCCTGCGCCTGCGCGCCTGGATCGCCGAAGAACACATGGTCGGCTGA